One window from the genome of Lentibacillus daqui encodes:
- a CDS encoding ATP-dependent Clp protease ATP-binding subunit, translated as MKCQNCGIRPANINVSMQINNEKVQMHVCQQCFEEIQGKMMNPSGFFSGFGGQDAFGQNFFQGNGQSQAGARTQTAQGNGGNGLLDQLGKNVSQAARAGLVDKVIGRDNEVKRVIETLNRRNKNNPVLIGEPGVGKTAIAEGLAVRIAEGNVPTKLMNKEIYLLDVASMVANTGIRGQFEERMKQLVQEVQERPDVILFVDEIHLLVGAGTAEGSQMDAGNILKPALARGELQLIGATTLKEYRKIEKDAALERRFQPIIVKEPSVEEAVEILKGIKDRYEKFHEVRYSDDIIRSFVTLSQRYIQDRFLPDKAIDLMDEVGSRLNLSNAEKDSDSIEQKLKEVTQEKEQAAEKEDYERAAHLRYQEIQLQKQLEKAKDEAQVTDVGLEDVQLIIEEKTGIPVTKLQKDEQEQMKYLAENLGKKVIGQEHAVDKVAKAIRRSRAGLKSKYRPIGSFLFVGPTGVGKTELTKALAEELFGSRDALIRLDMSEYMEKHAVSKIIGSPPGYVGHEEAGQLTERVRRNPYSILLLDEIEKAHPDVQNMFLQIMEDGHLTDSHGRTVSFKDTVIIMTSNAGTGDKQINVGFNRNEHEAVTTLENLSAYFKPEFLNRFDSIITFNELTEDNLLEIVDLMLNDVTQNMEENKIDIAVTDAAKKALVKLGYDRRFGARPLRRVIQDKVEDQLTDLLLENQDVKKVNVDVVDDAITVQQA; from the coding sequence ATGAAATGTCAAAACTGTGGTATTCGTCCAGCAAATATTAATGTATCAATGCAGATAAACAATGAAAAAGTACAAATGCATGTTTGTCAACAATGTTTTGAAGAAATACAAGGAAAAATGATGAATCCATCCGGCTTTTTCTCCGGATTTGGTGGCCAAGACGCATTTGGTCAGAACTTCTTCCAAGGAAACGGTCAAAGCCAGGCGGGTGCAAGAACCCAGACAGCTCAAGGCAATGGTGGCAATGGATTGCTCGACCAATTAGGCAAGAACGTGTCACAAGCTGCTCGTGCTGGTTTGGTTGATAAAGTCATTGGCCGTGATAATGAGGTGAAACGGGTCATTGAAACGTTAAACCGTCGTAATAAAAACAACCCGGTTTTAATTGGCGAACCTGGTGTTGGTAAAACCGCAATTGCGGAAGGCCTAGCCGTGAGAATTGCAGAAGGTAATGTACCAACCAAACTAATGAACAAAGAAATCTATTTACTTGATGTAGCCTCCATGGTTGCCAATACAGGAATTCGCGGTCAATTTGAAGAACGGATGAAACAATTGGTTCAAGAAGTTCAGGAACGACCAGACGTTATTCTGTTTGTCGATGAAATTCACTTGTTAGTTGGCGCCGGAACTGCAGAAGGATCACAGATGGATGCCGGTAACATTTTAAAACCAGCACTTGCCCGTGGTGAACTGCAATTAATCGGTGCAACAACTTTGAAAGAATATCGTAAAATCGAAAAAGACGCAGCACTTGAACGTCGTTTCCAACCAATCATTGTCAAAGAACCAAGTGTGGAAGAGGCGGTAGAAATTTTAAAAGGTATCAAAGACCGCTACGAAAAATTCCATGAAGTCCGTTATTCAGATGATATTATCCGTTCGTTCGTTACACTATCACAACGATATATCCAAGATCGTTTCTTGCCAGACAAAGCGATCGACTTAATGGATGAAGTTGGTTCACGTTTAAACCTGTCCAATGCGGAAAAAGACTCAGATTCTATTGAACAAAAACTTAAAGAAGTGACACAGGAAAAAGAACAAGCCGCTGAAAAAGAAGACTATGAACGTGCTGCACATCTAAGATATCAAGAAATTCAATTGCAAAAACAACTGGAAAAAGCAAAAGATGAAGCACAAGTAACTGATGTTGGTCTGGAAGATGTCCAATTAATCATTGAAGAAAAAACAGGTATTCCAGTTACCAAGCTGCAAAAAGATGAACAAGAACAAATGAAATATCTTGCCGAAAATCTTGGTAAAAAGGTAATTGGACAAGAACATGCAGTAGACAAAGTTGCCAAAGCGATTCGCCGGAGCCGTGCCGGACTGAAATCAAAATATCGTCCAATCGGATCATTCCTGTTTGTTGGTCCAACTGGTGTCGGTAAAACAGAACTAACCAAAGCACTGGCTGAAGAATTGTTTGGTTCGCGCGATGCGTTGATTCGTCTCGACATGAGTGAGTATATGGAAAAACATGCCGTGTCGAAAATCATCGGTTCACCTCCAGGCTATGTAGGTCACGAAGAAGCAGGACAATTGACCGAGCGTGTGCGTCGTAATCCATATTCGATTCTCTTGCTTGATGAAATCGAAAAGGCACATCCAGACGTACAAAACATGTTCCTGCAAATCATGGAGGACGGACATTTAACCGACTCCCATGGTCGTACAGTAAGTTTCAAGGATACTGTGATTATCATGACAAGTAATGCCGGTACAGGTGACAAACAAATCAATGTCGGCTTTAACCGGAATGAGCATGAAGCAGTAACCACATTGGAAAACTTAAGTGCATACTTCAAACCGGAGTTCTTAAACCGTTTTGACTCGATCATTACGTTTAATGAATTAACCGAAGACAATTTACTTGAGATTGTTGATTTAATGCTGAACGATGTAACACAAAACATGGAAGAAAATAAAATCGATATTGCTGTAACAGATGCCGCTAAAAAAGCGCTAGTCAAGCTTGGTTATGACCGTCGTTTCGGTGCACGACCATTACGCCGAGTCATCCAGGATAAAGTAGAAGACCAATTAACCGATCTGTTACTGGAAAATCAAGATGTGAAAAAAGTAAATGTTGATGTAGTGGATGATGCCATTACGGTTCAACAAGCATAA
- a CDS encoding LCP family protein, with the protein MDESRTQRHERKKNGKWKKRIIWTLLILFIIVVGAGSYLFYQAYQAAKGSYKDLNRPGERSALRQEDVAIGKDPISIMLIGLENYATKGEHGRADTQMIITLNPHTDKMTITSIPRDTQVELPAEGAGQYAGIHKINAAYTYASITGYDPNKFTVETAERLLDIPIDEYVTVDFDGFRDIVDALGGVTINIKKGFWEKNIYNHDKRIYFKPGPAKLNGEEALAFVRMRKRAVNSEYPREERQRQFIQATVKQAISVGTIFKIGEISDILGKDVETSLSPGEIYALEKAYSSIDASGIETISIDGSDQMIGGASYFIPTDQGLADVSRRLKQELELPVDNETTQ; encoded by the coding sequence TTGGATGAGTCACGTACACAACGACATGAGCGAAAGAAAAATGGAAAATGGAAAAAACGAATCATATGGACCCTTCTCATTCTATTTATTATTGTTGTCGGTGCGGGAAGTTATCTATTTTATCAGGCGTATCAAGCGGCAAAAGGTTCCTATAAGGATTTAAACCGGCCCGGGGAACGATCAGCCCTCCGCCAAGAGGATGTCGCAATCGGCAAAGACCCCATTTCGATTATGCTTATAGGGTTGGAAAATTACGCGACCAAAGGCGAACATGGCCGGGCGGATACGCAAATGATCATCACCCTTAATCCGCACACCGACAAAATGACCATCACATCGATACCACGCGATACACAAGTGGAATTACCTGCTGAAGGTGCCGGACAATATGCTGGCATTCACAAAATCAATGCTGCTTATACGTATGCCTCCATCACTGGGTATGATCCAAATAAATTCACGGTAGAAACAGCGGAACGATTGCTTGATATTCCGATTGATGAATATGTAACAGTCGATTTTGACGGTTTTCGTGATATCGTCGATGCCCTTGGCGGGGTGACTATTAATATAAAAAAAGGTTTTTGGGAAAAAAATATTTATAATCATGATAAACGCATCTATTTCAAACCAGGTCCAGCCAAACTAAATGGCGAAGAAGCTTTAGCCTTTGTTCGTATGCGGAAACGAGCGGTCAATAGTGAATATCCGCGTGAAGAACGACAGCGACAATTTATCCAAGCGACTGTTAAACAAGCAATTTCGGTAGGGACCATCTTTAAAATTGGCGAGATTTCTGATATTCTCGGCAAGGATGTGGAAACAAGCTTGTCACCAGGGGAAATCTATGCCTTGGAAAAAGCATATTCATCGATTGATGCTTCGGGAATTGAAACGATTTCGATTGATGGATCTGATCAAATGATTGGCGGTGCTTCCTATTTCATTCCGACCGATCAGGGATTGGCTGATGTTAGCAGGAGGTTGAAACAGGAATTGGAATTGCCGGTGGATAATGAAACAACGCAATAG
- the mbcS gene encoding acyl-CoA synthetase MbcS gives MNREDLIAPKNYNIVMEMERYAKVSDREALIWQDDQGNYERKTYAQLMQNANRIGNVFLDNGLKKGDKVLVMIPRLIAAYEVYLAALKTGIIIIPSSEMLKTKDLQYRITHGEVRAVVSYFPFVEQYEGIHEYDQLKRFVVGEPVEGWLYLDRLKDEASDQLEIADTTRDDIAFLPYTSGTTANPKGVVHTHGWGYAHLKTAAENWLCIREGDKVWATAGPGWQKWIWSPFLSVLGSGATGFVYHGKFDAKTYLNLLQDQEINVLCCTPTEYRIMAKADNLEAYQLSKLRSAVSAGEPLNREVIDTFRKYFNITVRDGYGQTENTLLLGFMEGMKVKPGSMGKPTPGNDVEIIDDEGQPVAPGVVGDIAVKNDCPALFREYYKDEERTKKSHRGEYYVTGDQAKKDDDGYFWFEGRSDDIIVSSGYTIGPFEVEDALVKHADVQECAVVASPHPIRGNIVKAFVVLKDGVDANNPDLVKQLQDFVKEQTAPYKYPRAIEFVQELPKTTSGKIRRVELRNKEKAKIN, from the coding sequence ATGAACAGGGAAGATCTCATTGCTCCAAAAAATTATAATATTGTAATGGAAATGGAACGCTATGCCAAAGTATCAGATCGTGAGGCATTAATTTGGCAGGATGATCAAGGAAATTATGAACGCAAAACATATGCGCAATTAATGCAAAATGCGAATCGGATTGGCAACGTATTCCTTGATAACGGTTTGAAAAAAGGGGATAAAGTATTAGTCATGATTCCACGATTGATCGCCGCTTATGAAGTCTATTTGGCAGCATTAAAAACGGGAATTATTATTATTCCAAGTTCGGAAATGTTAAAAACAAAAGATTTGCAATACCGAATTACACATGGTGAGGTACGTGCGGTTGTTAGTTACTTTCCGTTTGTTGAGCAATATGAGGGAATTCATGAATATGACCAGCTAAAACGGTTTGTTGTCGGGGAACCGGTTGAAGGATGGCTCTATCTTGATCGTCTCAAAGATGAAGCCTCTGATCAGTTGGAAATCGCCGACACAACCAGGGACGATATTGCTTTTTTGCCATATACTTCGGGAACAACCGCCAACCCAAAAGGTGTCGTACATACCCATGGTTGGGGATATGCCCATTTGAAAACTGCAGCGGAAAATTGGCTCTGTATCAGAGAAGGCGACAAGGTCTGGGCAACGGCGGGTCCAGGCTGGCAAAAATGGATCTGGAGTCCGTTTTTATCGGTGCTCGGCTCTGGTGCAACGGGCTTTGTCTATCATGGAAAATTTGATGCCAAAACCTATTTAAATCTGTTGCAGGATCAGGAGATTAACGTTTTATGCTGTACTCCAACCGAATACCGGATTATGGCAAAAGCGGACAACCTGGAGGCATACCAGCTCTCGAAGCTTCGTAGTGCTGTGTCTGCCGGTGAACCGCTCAATCGGGAAGTTATTGATACATTCCGCAAGTATTTTAATATAACCGTAAGAGATGGATACGGTCAGACGGAAAACACATTGTTATTGGGTTTCATGGAGGGAATGAAGGTGAAACCAGGCTCCATGGGAAAACCAACGCCGGGAAATGATGTCGAGATTATTGATGATGAAGGTCAACCGGTTGCCCCTGGGGTAGTCGGCGATATTGCTGTAAAAAATGACTGTCCGGCATTGTTCCGTGAATATTATAAGGATGAAGAGCGAACCAAAAAGTCGCATCGGGGAGAATATTATGTAACAGGAGATCAAGCAAAGAAAGATGATGATGGTTATTTTTGGTTTGAAGGCCGCAGTGATGATATTATTGTGAGTTCCGGCTACACCATTGGGCCGTTTGAAGTGGAAGATGCTTTGGTTAAACATGCTGATGTTCAGGAGTGTGCCGTTGTGGCAAGCCCCCATCCAATACGAGGAAACATAGTCAAGGCATTTGTTGTTTTGAAAGATGGGGTTGATGCAAATAATCCTGATCTGGTAAAACAATTGCAAGATTTTGTCAAAGAGCAGACCGCCCCATATAAATATCCACGGGCGATTGAATTCGTTCAGGAATTGCCGAAAACCACATCAGGTAAAATCCGCCGGGTGGAATTGCGGAATAAGGAAAAAGCAAAAATCAATTAA
- the pdaA gene encoding delta-lactam-biosynthetic de-N-acetylase, protein MRKFIMTILSLILFATTMLQANTTVHAGSFGWGYKKNDEHKIPEIGHYRDILHQYGAYYADESGDKVVYLTFDNGYEQGYTDDILDVLKAEKVPATFFVTGHYVDSEPELVKRMVNEGHTVGNHSYHHPDLTTLTKAEMKKELEELEAKVAKITDQKQMTFMRPPKGVFNEQSLKWANDLGYVHIFWSLAFADWNTKSQKGGDYSYNQVMKQIHPGAIILLHTVSSDNAQSLSKIIKELRKQGYQLKSLNDLVLKNNLPKAIYGL, encoded by the coding sequence ATGCGAAAATTTATAATGACAATATTATCCCTGATATTATTTGCAACTACCATGTTGCAGGCAAACACAACCGTTCATGCCGGTAGCTTTGGTTGGGGATATAAAAAGAATGATGAACATAAAATTCCGGAAATCGGCCATTATCGCGACATATTACATCAATATGGCGCCTATTATGCCGATGAATCTGGTGACAAGGTTGTATATTTAACCTTTGATAATGGTTATGAACAGGGCTATACTGATGATATTCTGGATGTATTAAAAGCAGAAAAAGTACCGGCAACGTTTTTTGTGACCGGGCATTATGTGGACAGCGAACCAGAACTTGTCAAACGAATGGTGAATGAAGGACATACTGTAGGTAACCATTCCTATCATCATCCCGATTTAACGACACTGACAAAAGCAGAAATGAAAAAAGAGCTTGAGGAACTAGAAGCAAAGGTAGCCAAAATTACCGATCAAAAACAGATGACCTTTATGCGGCCGCCAAAAGGGGTATTTAATGAACAATCCTTAAAATGGGCCAATGATTTGGGGTATGTTCATATTTTCTGGTCGCTTGCTTTTGCAGACTGGAATACCAAATCACAAAAAGGCGGCGATTATTCCTATAATCAGGTCATGAAACAGATTCACCCAGGGGCAATTATCTTGCTGCACACCGTATCATCTGATAATGCCCAATCGCTATCCAAAATCATTAAGGAATTAAGAAAACAGGGATACCAATTAAAAAGCCTAAACGATTTAGTGCTTAAAAATAACCTGCCAAAAGCAATTTACGGATTATAA
- a CDS encoding YfkD famly protein: MVCLLLFPLNSFAAEKKKSKDDFKVPNHALNISKDNTFPNSTEDQEIVEPSKATKELIEDVDVPIKNPDLIKMLNETTVKPSFMAVGYRGMIYLGRWPVNYKSQETTINWEYQQINENELNNVGGDQNQKVNYIQKEQKEVEGALTNKISEPDQVKKMMLQKAKDKTKLPLAYKTVIGKNTKKENTYSVPTEKAGTLKAYAPAVSEKGQVTFGEVYLELKGSKKSIVIKNVTKQGIGAWAPIQDYVSFAFNLH; the protein is encoded by the coding sequence ATGGTATGTTTATTACTGTTTCCACTAAATAGTTTTGCCGCGGAAAAGAAAAAATCCAAAGATGATTTCAAGGTGCCAAACCATGCATTGAACATCTCCAAGGATAACACCTTCCCGAATTCAACGGAAGATCAAGAAATCGTGGAGCCCAGTAAAGCGACAAAAGAATTAATTGAAGATGTGGATGTTCCGATTAAAAATCCGGATTTGATTAAGATGTTGAATGAAACAACAGTGAAACCATCATTTATGGCGGTAGGGTATCGCGGTATGATTTATCTGGGACGCTGGCCGGTAAATTATAAGTCACAGGAAACAACAATTAACTGGGAATACCAGCAAATTAATGAGAATGAACTGAACAATGTCGGTGGCGATCAAAACCAAAAGGTGAATTATATCCAAAAGGAACAAAAAGAAGTGGAAGGTGCACTAACGAACAAAATTTCCGAACCGGATCAAGTAAAGAAAATGATGTTACAGAAAGCAAAAGACAAAACAAAATTGCCATTGGCGTATAAAACAGTTATCGGCAAAAATACCAAAAAAGAAAATACTTATTCGGTACCGACAGAAAAAGCAGGTACATTAAAGGCATATGCGCCAGCGGTTAGTGAAAAAGGGCAGGTCACATTTGGTGAAGTCTATCTCGAATTAAAAGGCAGTAAAAAATCAATTGTCATCAAAAATGTAACCAAACAAGGTATTGGCGCCTGGGCACCGATTCAGGATTACGTTTCTTTTGCATTTAATTTACATTAA
- a CDS encoding OsmC family protein translates to MDFYLKDNGMRSEFEFGTLSVSGDEQYGFRPFQLMVASIAGCSASVFRKILDKQRTDYEDLIVHADVERNPDVANRIERVALTFTIKGHRLNADKLERNLELSRKNCSMIRSVEDSIAIEEKLHVIELSK, encoded by the coding sequence ATGGATTTTTATTTAAAAGATAATGGTATGCGAAGTGAATTTGAATTTGGAACATTGTCGGTTTCAGGTGATGAACAATATGGATTTCGCCCATTCCAATTAATGGTCGCCTCGATTGCAGGTTGCAGTGCTTCTGTTTTTCGAAAAATATTGGATAAACAGCGTACCGATTATGAAGATTTAATCGTCCATGCAGACGTGGAACGTAATCCGGATGTGGCCAATCGTATCGAAAGGGTTGCACTGACCTTTACGATTAAAGGGCATCGCTTGAATGCAGACAAATTGGAACGTAATCTGGAACTTTCCCGGAAAAATTGTTCCATGATCCGTTCAGTGGAAGATAGTATTGCCATTGAAGAGAAACTGCACGTTATTGAGTTGAGCAAATAA
- a CDS encoding amino acid ABC transporter permease, with translation MFTWQIDQIQWDKLFDWHLAWESLPFLLGGIPATLSVSFIGMALGLVLGFFLALARGSGRIILRWPARVYISFMRGTPILVFLFILYSGLPVIGVQLSAFLAASLAFGLNSAAYIAEINRSALSSVPGGQWESATALNMGYWQTMWHIILPQAIRIAIPPLTNVYLDLVKATSLAAVITVPELFQKAQIVAGRTYDSMTMYILVALIYWPICMLISYLQDRLEKRYSRFI, from the coding sequence ATGTTTACTTGGCAAATTGATCAGATTCAATGGGACAAGCTGTTTGATTGGCATTTGGCATGGGAAAGCTTGCCATTTCTTTTAGGCGGCATCCCGGCAACATTATCAGTTTCCTTTATCGGTATGGCACTTGGTCTGGTATTGGGATTTTTCCTGGCGCTGGCACGTGGATCAGGACGAATCATACTCAGATGGCCGGCACGCGTCTACATTTCTTTCATGCGTGGTACACCAATTTTGGTCTTCCTGTTTATTTTATACTCCGGCTTGCCAGTGATCGGGGTCCAGTTATCGGCCTTTTTAGCGGCATCATTGGCATTCGGGCTAAATAGTGCTGCCTATATTGCAGAAATCAACCGGTCTGCATTAAGCAGTGTACCGGGTGGACAATGGGAGTCCGCAACAGCATTGAATATGGGATACTGGCAAACAATGTGGCATATCATTTTACCACAGGCCATTCGTATTGCCATCCCACCGCTTACGAATGTTTACCTGGACTTGGTAAAAGCAACATCACTTGCAGCAGTAATTACCGTTCCCGAACTATTTCAGAAAGCACAAATCGTCGCGGGACGCACATATGATTCAATGACGATGTATATTCTGGTCGCATTGATTTACTGGCCAATTTGCATGCTTATTTCCTACTTACAAGATCGATTGGAAAAACGATATAGCAGGTTTATTTAA
- a CDS encoding transporter substrate-binding domain-containing protein, with translation MRVRGIILVICVLIILGACGKSSDKDMDEAWEKIKNSGELVVGTPGTLYPTSYYPEGSDELTGYDVEIMKEIGKRLNLDIKFEELSFDAMFASLKSGRIDVAQAGLRGESKKNFTYSKPYKYSYATMIVRDDEVDDFTSLKDLEGKKAGGAATTVYSDIARKYGAEVKTYGNVTNDVYLRDVANGRTDVVINDYYLQLLALEAFPDLDISIQPDLKFYPNTQHVVMEKGADTLKKKVNQALADMKQDGTITALSEKFFAGEDVSQKPDADITDIEGIE, from the coding sequence TTGCGAGTAAGGGGGATTATTTTAGTCATTTGTGTATTGATTATACTTGGAGCCTGTGGCAAATCCAGTGATAAAGATATGGATGAAGCATGGGAAAAGATAAAAAATAGTGGTGAACTGGTGGTCGGTACGCCGGGAACCCTTTATCCAACCTCTTATTATCCAGAGGGATCGGACGAATTAACAGGATATGATGTAGAGATCATGAAGGAAATTGGTAAACGTTTAAACTTGGATATAAAGTTTGAGGAATTAAGTTTTGATGCTATGTTCGCCTCGTTAAAATCGGGACGAATTGATGTTGCCCAGGCAGGATTAAGGGGAGAAAGCAAGAAGAATTTCACTTATAGTAAACCGTATAAATACTCCTACGCAACGATGATTGTGCGGGATGATGAAGTGGATGACTTTACATCATTGAAAGATTTAGAGGGCAAAAAAGCCGGTGGCGCCGCGACAACGGTGTACAGTGATATCGCCAGGAAATATGGTGCCGAGGTGAAAACGTATGGGAACGTAACCAATGATGTTTACCTCCGGGATGTGGCAAATGGTCGAACGGATGTTGTTATTAATGATTATTATTTACAATTACTTGCATTAGAGGCGTTTCCGGATTTGGATATTTCCATTCAGCCTGATTTAAAATTTTATCCAAATACACAACATGTCGTGATGGAAAAAGGTGCTGATACATTAAAGAAAAAAGTGAATCAGGCATTAGCAGATATGAAACAAGATGGCACCATCACTGCCTTATCCGAGAAATTCTTTGCAGGCGAGGATGTTTCCCAAAAGCCGGATGCAGATATTACCGACATTGAAGGTATCGAGTAG
- a CDS encoding YihY/virulence factor BrkB family protein — translation MIKAKPFLKKLVQRILDDDVFGLSAQLAYFLLLSLFPFLLFLVTLVGYLPIDEDAVMDFIKTYAPADITDLITSNMSELVNNQNGGLLSIGIIGTLWSASNGIKAVMKAFNRAHEIEEDRSFVFGRLISIVLTIAMVVVICVSLLLPIFGKMIGEYLFSLFGATDSFIYFWSAMRWVISSVIIFIVLILMYKLAPNTKIYFKQAIWGAIFATIGWQLVSLAFSYYVNTLGNYSATYGSLGAVIVLMIWFYISGIIIIIGGVINATIMNRIQRV, via the coding sequence ATGATAAAGGCTAAGCCATTTTTAAAAAAGCTAGTTCAGCGGATTTTGGATGATGATGTATTTGGGTTATCCGCACAACTTGCCTACTTTTTACTATTATCCCTTTTCCCCTTTCTGTTATTTTTGGTGACATTGGTTGGGTATTTACCAATAGATGAAGATGCAGTGATGGACTTCATCAAAACATATGCACCGGCGGATATCACTGACTTAATTACCAGCAATATGAGCGAATTGGTAAATAATCAAAATGGCGGGCTGTTGTCGATCGGGATTATTGGTACACTTTGGTCTGCATCCAATGGAATTAAAGCAGTCATGAAGGCATTTAACCGTGCCCATGAGATTGAGGAAGATCGATCATTTGTGTTTGGCCGGCTGATCTCGATCGTGTTGACGATTGCGATGGTGGTGGTTATTTGTGTATCACTGTTGCTTCCGATTTTCGGGAAAATGATTGGTGAATATTTATTCTCATTATTTGGTGCCACCGACAGTTTCATTTATTTTTGGTCGGCGATGCGCTGGGTCATTTCTTCGGTGATCATTTTTATTGTGCTCATATTAATGTATAAATTGGCGCCAAATACGAAAATTTATTTTAAACAGGCCATTTGGGGGGCAATTTTTGCGACGATTGGCTGGCAATTGGTTTCATTGGCTTTTTCCTATTATGTCAATACACTTGGCAATTATTCCGCAACCTATGGCAGTCTTGGTGCAGTTATCGTGTTGATGATCTGGTTTTATATTTCCGGTATTATCATCATCATTGGCGGTGTCATCAATGCAACGATTATGAACCGAATACAGCGGGTTTAG
- a CDS encoding YtxH domain-containing protein gives MSKQKLYLGMLLGAVAGGLASLYDKETRSYTKQRLQQAKGTTSYYLKHPTDAIRNVQSACNQFSQKFNENADNAINALEQVEDTLDKITKKDEPKEINSTM, from the coding sequence ATGAGCAAACAAAAATTATACTTAGGTATGCTATTAGGTGCTGTGGCAGGTGGATTAGCCTCATTATATGATAAAGAGACAAGAAGCTACACCAAACAACGGCTGCAACAAGCAAAAGGTACGACCAGCTATTATTTAAAACATCCAACTGATGCCATTCGCAATGTGCAGAGTGCTTGCAACCAGTTCAGTCAAAAGTTTAATGAAAATGCAGATAATGCGATTAATGCGTTGGAACAGGTGGAAGATACGCTGGATAAAATTACTAAGAAGGATGAGCCGAAAGAAATAAATTCAACCATGTAA
- a CDS encoding transcription repressor NadR, which translates to MDKIFGEERRQLILSWLKESDQPLSGKVLAKKTNVSRQVIVQDVSLLKAAGEPIIATSRGYVYFHEPADTALCTAVIAVRHTAKDTADELYTLVDYGVTVKNVMVEHPIYGDITGSLMLKNRRDVDAFLAKLNQGASLLSQLTGGVHLHTLEAETEKQLEEAKAALRNSGYLLE; encoded by the coding sequence TTGGATAAAATTTTTGGTGAAGAAAGACGACAGTTGATATTATCATGGCTAAAGGAAAGCGATCAGCCGCTGTCGGGAAAAGTATTGGCAAAAAAAACAAATGTGAGCAGACAAGTGATTGTGCAGGATGTCTCTCTTTTAAAGGCTGCTGGTGAACCAATCATTGCTACATCCCGGGGATATGTTTATTTTCATGAACCAGCGGATACTGCTTTATGTACAGCGGTGATTGCTGTTCGCCATACCGCCAAGGACACAGCTGATGAATTATATACATTGGTTGATTATGGTGTTACGGTTAAAAACGTGATGGTGGAACATCCAATTTATGGCGATATTACTGGTTCATTGATGCTAAAGAACAGGAGGGATGTGGATGCGTTCCTTGCTAAATTGAACCAAGGGGCATCACTATTATCCCAGCTTACGGGCGGTGTTCATTTGCATACGCTTGAAGCGGAAACAGAGAAACAATTGGAAGAGGCAAAAGCTGCATTAAGGAATTCCGGTTATTTATTGGAGTAG